A single window of Syntrophotalea acetylenica DNA harbors:
- a CDS encoding ATP-binding protein, whose protein sequence is MMLLRLELQAFGCFVDEAIDFAPGMNLVSGPNESGKSTLAQAVPSVLFGAPDVARIMPWERPGMCRAAVVLTSGERRIRVTRDFVSGKVQWFEGTLDSELQQKFCGFPEAADAVADRAAYLACLRDGLGLCQREFLEAMLYRDTFNGVGGLPTDHLEICLSDGGAGAMQERLKDLQAEYLALSSANPWGLPCAGDGQLEVIARQLGELEQEWFALQDTIRGLQNSEAAREGGETVSDQDIVTQGEVATDCSRSAEAFSQTAATPLLAEHGVQGDLNDQRAALEAELAKTGLPRHMPCELSELLIAHGELRQAMAEQKRALGARQEERRRCRMPSRKGPGIQLAGVWAAALFWARLQSGWLAAGSGLLATAAVVGWHFRKCLQVREAGRQSDRQIDALEQGVGELQEQLNVLNERLEQLGFALSPVDMVRLQKNLPRHQQLLEQLRSLDTAPAVTGHPDAASSGPAETHGTGDACLASGAAISGTVSAEACPQQSEDPPSAQQNPSGLDELLDARSRIEARGEALRLRETQLKQRRETLRTACDQLREALAEPTSVDRDAFASLLARLLSGLTGGAIEQVRVTEDYQLQLPGPNGNWLSQERFGSATRMLLQLASCMALNGLRDEPLRLPLLLDEPLGNLDKKRRGQALKVLEQYTAGQQVILFSHDEGLRRRAMREGWHLLSLGGEGLKVAAGGEEKHNDGGQLSFL, encoded by the coding sequence ATGATGCTGCTGCGGCTTGAACTGCAGGCCTTCGGATGCTTTGTGGATGAAGCCATTGATTTCGCACCCGGCATGAACCTGGTGTCAGGCCCCAATGAATCCGGCAAATCCACTCTGGCGCAGGCGGTCCCGTCGGTGCTGTTCGGTGCCCCCGATGTGGCGCGAATCATGCCCTGGGAGCGTCCCGGAATGTGCCGGGCGGCAGTGGTTCTGACGTCTGGCGAACGGCGCATCAGGGTGACTCGGGATTTTGTGTCCGGCAAGGTGCAGTGGTTCGAAGGGACTCTGGACAGCGAGCTGCAACAGAAGTTCTGCGGTTTTCCGGAGGCTGCGGACGCCGTGGCGGATCGGGCAGCCTATCTGGCTTGCCTGCGGGACGGCCTGGGACTGTGTCAGCGTGAATTTCTCGAAGCGATGTTGTATCGGGACACCTTTAACGGGGTTGGCGGCCTGCCGACGGACCATCTGGAGATTTGTCTGTCTGATGGGGGTGCGGGCGCCATGCAGGAGCGCCTGAAAGACCTGCAGGCCGAATACCTGGCGCTTTCCAGCGCCAATCCCTGGGGATTGCCCTGCGCCGGAGACGGACAGCTGGAGGTTATCGCCCGGCAGTTGGGCGAACTCGAACAGGAATGGTTTGCCCTGCAGGACACTATCCGGGGTCTTCAGAACAGCGAGGCCGCGCGGGAAGGTGGCGAAACGGTGTCGGACCAGGACATCGTGACGCAAGGCGAGGTGGCCACGGATTGTTCGCGCTCCGCGGAGGCTTTCAGCCAGACGGCTGCTACGCCGCTGCTTGCGGAGCACGGAGTTCAAGGCGACCTGAACGATCAGCGTGCCGCCCTGGAGGCTGAACTGGCAAAAACCGGTTTGCCCCGGCACATGCCATGCGAGCTTTCCGAGTTGCTGATTGCTCACGGGGAATTGCGTCAGGCGATGGCGGAGCAGAAACGCGCCCTTGGCGCGCGTCAGGAGGAGCGCCGCCGCTGCCGCATGCCATCCCGGAAAGGACCGGGGATTCAGCTCGCGGGGGTCTGGGCCGCGGCGCTGTTCTGGGCGCGGCTGCAATCGGGATGGCTGGCTGCCGGCAGCGGCCTGCTGGCAACCGCGGCGGTGGTCGGCTGGCACTTCCGGAAGTGTTTGCAGGTTCGCGAAGCCGGACGGCAGAGCGACCGGCAGATTGACGCCCTGGAACAAGGGGTAGGTGAACTCCAGGAACAGCTCAACGTCCTGAACGAACGCCTTGAGCAGCTCGGCTTTGCACTGTCGCCGGTGGACATGGTGCGTCTGCAGAAAAATCTTCCACGCCATCAGCAATTGCTGGAACAATTGCGCAGCCTCGATACAGCGCCAGCCGTAACCGGCCATCCGGATGCCGCATCTTCCGGTCCCGCCGAAACCCATGGTACCGGTGATGCGTGTTTGGCAAGCGGTGCGGCAATCTCCGGCACAGTCAGCGCCGAAGCCTGCCCGCAACAAAGTGAGGACCCTCCGTCCGCTCAACAAAACCCTTCCGGTCTTGACGAACTGCTCGACGCCCGGTCGCGCATCGAAGCCCGGGGCGAAGCACTGCGGCTCCGGGAAACACAGCTCAAACAGCGCAGGGAGACTCTTCGGACAGCCTGCGATCAGCTGCGCGAGGCTCTTGCCGAACCGACCTCTGTCGACAGGGATGCCTTCGCAAGTCTGCTCGCCCGATTGCTCTCAGGCTTGACCGGCGGCGCCATCGAGCAGGTACGGGTTACGGAGGATTACCAGCTGCAACTGCCCGGCCCGAATGGCAACTGGCTGTCCCAGGAGCGTTTCGGCAGCGCCACCCGGATGCTGCTGCAACTGGCATCCTGCATGGCGTTGAACGGCCTGCGCGACGAACCTTTGCGCCTGCCGCTGTTACTCGATGAACCGCTTGGCAATCTGGACAAAAAACGCCGCGGCCAGGCGTTGAAGGTTCTGGAGCAATACACGGCCGGTCAGCAGGTTATCTTATTCAGTCATGACGAAGGCTTGCGCCGAAGGGCCATGCGCGAGGGGTGGCATCTGCTGTCCCTGGGCGGCGAGGGGCTCAAGGTTGCGGCCGGTGGCGAGGAGAAACACAACGATGGCGGACAACTGTCTTTTCTGTAA
- a CDS encoding SAM-dependent methyltransferase gives MNRVCFVGAGPGDPMLLTLRGAALLKRCRAVFTFPPLDQSFAGLIGDRPVFDPFDFGFDDLLARLDMLLTEGDVVFLQPGDLTFFSPFQALIEALGDRAEVVPGVGVANAASALLKRTLNLSGSCTRTILVSTRALAESPGAPSLEDVARPGVTLLIYMNHYPLAELVARLRSGYGCNQPVALVHRVSLPGQRLLIGTLDDIAGKAQQCPFWGPQGRADLTLIITGEALGARADRGWWDKRREGGHRHRPV, from the coding sequence GTGAACCGTGTCTGTTTTGTCGGCGCCGGACCCGGCGATCCGATGTTGCTCACCCTGCGAGGGGCGGCCCTTCTGAAACGCTGCCGGGCGGTGTTTACTTTCCCGCCCCTGGATCAAAGCTTTGCAGGCCTGATCGGCGACCGGCCGGTTTTCGATCCCTTCGATTTTGGTTTTGACGATCTTTTGGCGCGGCTCGATATGCTGCTGACAGAAGGCGATGTGGTTTTCCTGCAGCCGGGGGATCTGACTTTTTTTTCGCCATTTCAGGCGTTGATCGAAGCGCTTGGCGACAGGGCCGAGGTGGTACCCGGCGTCGGCGTCGCCAATGCCGCATCGGCCCTTCTGAAAAGGACCCTGAACCTGTCCGGTTCCTGCACCCGCACGATCCTGGTTTCAACGCGGGCACTGGCCGAAAGTCCCGGGGCGCCGTCCCTGGAGGATGTGGCACGGCCGGGCGTGACGCTGCTGATCTACATGAATCATTACCCTCTGGCGGAGCTTGTCGCACGGCTGCGTAGCGGTTATGGCTGCAATCAGCCCGTGGCACTGGTTCACAGGGTCAGTTTGCCGGGGCAGCGCCTGCTGATCGGCACGCTTGACGATATCGCCGGCAAGGCGCAGCAATGTCCCTTTTGGGGGCCGCAGGGGCGGGCTGATTTGACCCTGATCATCACCGGCGAAGCGCTTGGCGCCCGAGCCGATCGCGGATGGTGGGACAAGCGCCGGGAAGGTGGGCACCGCCACCGCCCCGTTTAA
- a CDS encoding TlyA family RNA methyltransferase: MGKNTGQKERLDKLLVVRGMAQSRERARALILAGQVVVDHHTIDKAGAQVSTDVSLRLKGEDIPYVSRGGLKLEKALETFAIDVSDKVAMDVGASTGGFTDCLLQRGALRVYAVDVGYGQLAWSLRQDSRVINLERTNIRHLRPEALSERPVLAVIDASFISLDKVLPATLALLADRAEVVALIKPQFEVGRGAVGKGGVVRDAGQHQAVVERIAQLAETLDCQVLGITESPILGPKGNREFLIYLRKGADA; the protein is encoded by the coding sequence ATGGGGAAGAACACGGGCCAGAAGGAACGTCTTGACAAGCTGCTGGTGGTGCGCGGCATGGCGCAATCCCGCGAACGCGCACGAGCCCTGATTCTTGCCGGCCAGGTTGTGGTGGATCACCACACCATCGACAAGGCCGGCGCCCAGGTATCCACAGATGTGTCCCTGCGCCTCAAAGGTGAGGACATCCCGTATGTGTCCCGCGGCGGACTCAAACTCGAAAAAGCCTTGGAGACGTTTGCCATCGATGTGTCGGACAAGGTCGCCATGGATGTCGGTGCATCCACCGGCGGGTTTACCGACTGCCTTCTGCAGCGCGGTGCACTGCGGGTGTATGCGGTGGATGTCGGCTATGGACAACTGGCCTGGTCGCTGCGTCAGGACAGCCGTGTCATCAATCTGGAGCGCACCAATATCCGGCATTTGCGGCCCGAGGCCCTGTCCGAACGGCCTGTCCTGGCGGTGATCGATGCCTCGTTCATATCCCTGGACAAGGTGTTGCCCGCGACCCTGGCGCTGTTGGCCGATCGGGCCGAGGTGGTGGCCCTGATCAAACCCCAGTTCGAGGTCGGACGGGGCGCGGTCGGCAAGGGGGGGGTGGTCCGGGATGCCGGCCAGCATCAGGCGGTGGTCGAGCGTATTGCGCAGTTGGCCGAAACCCTTGACTGCCAGGTGCTGGGGATAACGGAAAGCCCCATTCTGGGACCCAAGGGCAATCGCGAGTTTCTGATTTATCTGCGCAAGGGGGCAGACGCGTGA
- a CDS encoding ABC transporter substrate binding protein has protein sequence MKVAFLYNSPVGDGGWNHAHELARLKLGRAFPSVKTLALASVSREDAPDVMENLIRQGVRALFATDAGFSAAAARLAGQHPEVMFFVCGGRYRAPNVISYGGKIHQPAYLSGILAASMSVRQRLGFLGEAADPAAVRALNAFVLGARSVRPAIAVEAAWCDGPPEQAARLVRKFSGNGVDVYFNGIRHPSPMQVAMDHGMFAIGYATDLSRYASERLLTSAIYDWSVFYAEAIRALQAGTLPPGSRYQGLETGVTALGTISPLVPVKVVQQVKAREKALKEGRLQVFSGPIHDASGQLRVARGTSASETQLDVMDWLLPGIRIIAPTRLESSDRLRVFIVQSYGNDDVCGIPQEIGIREVLRHRFGKRLDVRVHYMNTKTVNSSPGRMRTEAARVLKKIRAFAPQLVFTLDDNAFREVGLQLVGQPFPVVFSGLNGQPRDYHRAVPFLDRQGLPVRNVTGVYEKLHLQAALNVMREAMPDLRHVVALLDRTPTGQAIRKQLQIEMRGAANGIRLSIRSVATMQEYLREIHAINASPEVQAVYPLVLSIKNKNNQSIGPHETLRTYLRHCRKPGIPLNFSFAQLGLFGGASVDFAAMGQQAGNMGVKLLQHHDIRTLPIESAERSVITFNTRRAAMLGIEIPHTLLTSAELYTSMPLLKTSGSASAGAKGTPCKK, from the coding sequence TTGAAAGTCGCTTTTTTGTACAACAGCCCGGTCGGCGACGGTGGATGGAATCATGCCCATGAACTGGCCCGCCTGAAGCTCGGCCGCGCCTTTCCCTCCGTCAAAACCCTGGCACTGGCCAGTGTTTCGCGGGAAGATGCACCCGATGTCATGGAAAACCTGATCCGGCAGGGGGTCAGGGCCCTGTTTGCGACGGACGCCGGATTTTCCGCGGCGGCGGCCCGCCTGGCCGGCCAACATCCCGAGGTCATGTTTTTTGTGTGCGGCGGCCGCTACCGCGCCCCCAACGTCATCAGCTATGGCGGGAAAATACACCAGCCGGCCTATCTTTCCGGCATCCTCGCCGCCAGCATGTCGGTCAGACAGCGTCTCGGTTTTCTTGGGGAAGCGGCCGATCCTGCCGCGGTACGCGCCCTTAACGCCTTTGTCCTCGGCGCCCGCTCGGTACGGCCCGCCATCGCCGTGGAGGCCGCCTGGTGCGACGGCCCTCCCGAGCAGGCCGCCCGCCTCGTCAGAAAATTCTCAGGCAACGGCGTGGACGTGTACTTCAACGGCATCCGCCACCCTTCTCCGATGCAGGTCGCCATGGACCACGGCATGTTCGCCATTGGCTACGCCACCGACCTGTCCCGGTACGCCTCGGAGCGGCTACTGACCTCCGCCATTTATGACTGGTCGGTTTTTTATGCCGAAGCGATTCGCGCCCTGCAAGCCGGAACCCTCCCCCCCGGTTCCAGATACCAGGGACTGGAAACCGGCGTCACCGCTCTGGGCACCATCAGTCCGCTGGTGCCGGTGAAAGTGGTGCAGCAGGTCAAAGCCCGGGAAAAAGCCCTCAAGGAAGGCCGCCTGCAGGTATTTTCCGGTCCCATCCACGATGCCTCCGGCCAGCTTCGTGTTGCCAGGGGCACAAGTGCGAGCGAGACTCAGCTCGACGTTATGGACTGGCTGCTGCCCGGCATCCGCATCATCGCACCCACCAGGCTCGAATCCAGCGACAGGCTCAGGGTTTTCATCGTCCAGAGCTACGGTAACGATGATGTCTGTGGCATCCCGCAGGAAATCGGGATAAGGGAGGTTCTGCGGCACCGTTTTGGAAAGCGGCTTGATGTCCGCGTCCACTACATGAACACCAAGACCGTCAACAGCAGCCCCGGGCGCATGCGCACCGAAGCCGCACGGGTTTTGAAAAAAATCCGCGCCTTTGCCCCGCAACTGGTCTTTACGCTGGACGATAACGCGTTTCGGGAAGTGGGGCTGCAACTGGTCGGGCAACCGTTTCCCGTGGTGTTTTCCGGCTTGAACGGGCAGCCTCGGGATTACCACCGCGCCGTTCCCTTCCTGGACCGGCAGGGCCTGCCGGTGCGCAATGTCACCGGGGTTTACGAAAAGCTGCATCTGCAGGCGGCCCTGAACGTCATGCGGGAAGCGATGCCGGATCTTCGCCACGTCGTAGCCCTGCTTGACCGGACTCCGACCGGCCAGGCGATTCGCAAACAGCTGCAGATCGAAATGCGCGGTGCCGCAAACGGCATCCGGCTGAGCATACGCAGCGTCGCCACCATGCAGGAATACCTTCGGGAGATCCACGCGATCAACGCCAGTCCGGAAGTGCAGGCGGTGTATCCGCTGGTGTTGAGCATCAAGAATAAAAACAACCAGAGTATCGGCCCTCACGAAACCCTGCGCACCTACCTGCGCCACTGTCGCAAGCCAGGCATTCCCCTGAATTTTTCCTTTGCGCAACTCGGGCTGTTCGGCGGCGCCTCCGTTGATTTCGCCGCCATGGGGCAACAGGCCGGCAACATGGGGGTCAAGCTGCTGCAACACCACGACATCCGAACCCTGCCCATCGAATCGGCCGAGCGCTCCGTCATCACCTTCAACACCCGGCGGGCCGCCATGCTGGGCATCGAAATCCCGCACACGCTGCTGACAAGCGCGGAACTCTATACCAGCATGCCGCTGCTGAAAACATCCGGTTCTGCTTCCGCGGGAGCCAAGGGAACACCATGCAAAAAATAG
- a CDS encoding response regulator: MQKIVFRKSLTCKLLLAILPMPMLITLIGFLIFGRVTTNHILQNGHTKLQQLEQIHRGLFIAQLDNFREQSLRIASDNQLIIPLKLDVSFQLKAYLDLLREQNDLACLAVFTPEAVPVAAIGQLPQHNPDRLASYLNRAITREPLAFFSDMADKGKPSRLAMMTYTPILSGTRVIGVLFTGKTLRLGPAFTNSLLVGFGTVQSRSNDSEFLLPLVQSARTRSFGGLVRSDNPAVFASKMALPFHDEKNCFLLTGLDLSRDLTANRRLLLYGMGSSAIVLVLVVFYALLLSRRLTRPLRQIVHIAQRMPAELQTIAWPAATDDEIGILNGSLQSMTAQLKSTIDQLQQAQQRAEEANRAKSQFLVNMSHEIRTPMNGVMGMTELLLDSPLADNQKQIAETIAQSGRALLHIINDILDFSRLEAGKLQLETIPFDICRLIEDAVGLFAVKAQAKGLELVLDIAGELPPVLVGDPGRLRQVLVNLLSNAVKFTDRGYILITLKCRPGHDGTTLIHIDVRDSGIGIPAEHIPRLFQPFSQADGSTTRKYGGSGLGLSICRDLIGHMGGHIAVRSEPGHGSHFWFELSLPKDPAGRTGMLAGISEFRKKRALVIDSHPLVRRSIKRQLRRWGLACITASNGRQGLELLTMQNFHFVLTNATLPDFSGEELMRRMASLASVPPPQVIILKPAGHPCPAFDGDGIRFIGDISKPVRPSELLLNLTTPPARPSAAPEENTDPVSCGRPEKTRPPRARILLAEDNEVNRQVAVGMLEKYGCAVDTVGDGTKALQGFKTGNYDLVFMDCQMPDMDGYQATQMIRQWEKRNRPAATPIIAMTAHTQSGDREKCLAAGMDDYLGKPFTLLQVGAMLNRWLSILDHRRSSGDETVDGSFSLEPGQDRQPPPPTVAIDRTRLATIKSLEGQQQPGLLARVIQIYLKESPRVLQNMEQALQNGHMRMVFQLAHTLKSSSANLGALSLADLCRKMEGAGDLPPSQRDRLMASIQNEYNRVQFALIQEGGQG, encoded by the coding sequence ATGCAAAAAATAGTTTTTCGCAAATCCCTGACCTGCAAACTGCTGCTGGCCATCCTGCCGATGCCGATGCTGATCACCCTGATAGGGTTTCTGATCTTCGGTCGCGTAACGACCAATCATATTCTGCAGAACGGGCATACCAAGCTGCAGCAACTGGAACAGATTCACCGTGGGCTGTTCATCGCCCAGCTGGACAACTTCCGTGAGCAAAGCCTGCGCATCGCATCCGACAACCAGCTCATTATTCCGCTGAAGCTGGATGTTTCCTTCCAGCTCAAGGCCTATCTCGACCTGCTGCGCGAACAGAACGACCTTGCCTGCCTCGCGGTTTTCACCCCCGAGGCGGTGCCGGTAGCCGCCATCGGACAACTGCCGCAGCACAATCCGGATCGCCTGGCCAGCTATCTGAACCGGGCCATTACCCGCGAGCCTCTTGCCTTTTTCTCCGACATGGCGGACAAGGGAAAACCTTCCCGGCTGGCGATGATGACCTACACGCCGATCCTTTCGGGAACCCGGGTCATCGGCGTTCTGTTTACGGGCAAAACCCTGCGACTGGGACCAGCCTTCACCAACAGCCTGCTGGTCGGTTTCGGCACGGTGCAATCCCGCAGCAACGACTCGGAGTTTTTGCTGCCGCTGGTCCAAAGCGCCCGGACGCGGTCCTTCGGGGGATTGGTCCGGTCGGACAATCCGGCCGTTTTCGCGAGCAAAATGGCCTTGCCGTTCCATGATGAGAAGAACTGTTTCCTGCTTACCGGACTTGACCTGAGCCGTGACCTCACTGCCAATCGGCGCCTGCTGCTGTACGGCATGGGCAGCAGCGCCATCGTCCTGGTATTGGTCGTATTCTACGCCTTGCTGCTGAGCCGCCGTCTGACGCGGCCATTGCGGCAGATCGTGCATATCGCGCAACGCATGCCGGCCGAGCTGCAAACCATTGCCTGGCCGGCGGCAACGGATGATGAGATCGGCATCCTCAACGGCTCCCTGCAGAGCATGACCGCGCAGCTGAAATCGACCATCGACCAGCTGCAGCAGGCCCAGCAACGGGCCGAGGAGGCCAATCGCGCCAAATCCCAGTTCCTGGTCAACATGAGCCATGAAATCCGCACCCCCATGAACGGGGTTATGGGCATGACGGAACTGTTGCTGGACAGTCCCCTGGCGGACAATCAGAAACAGATCGCCGAAACCATCGCCCAGTCCGGCCGGGCATTGCTGCACATCATCAACGACATCCTCGATTTCAGCAGACTGGAAGCCGGAAAACTGCAACTTGAAACCATCCCTTTCGATATCTGCCGGCTCATCGAGGATGCCGTCGGCCTGTTTGCCGTCAAGGCCCAGGCCAAAGGGCTGGAACTGGTTCTGGACATTGCCGGTGAGCTGCCTCCGGTGCTGGTGGGCGACCCGGGCCGTTTGCGCCAGGTGCTGGTGAATCTGCTCAGCAACGCGGTCAAATTCACCGACCGGGGCTATATCCTGATCACGCTGAAATGCCGACCGGGCCACGACGGGACAACCCTCATTCACATCGATGTGCGCGACTCCGGCATCGGCATCCCGGCAGAGCATATCCCCCGCCTGTTTCAACCCTTCTCGCAGGCCGATGGCTCCACCACACGCAAATACGGCGGCAGCGGTCTCGGACTGTCGATCTGCCGCGATCTGATCGGGCATATGGGCGGGCACATCGCTGTCCGCAGCGAGCCGGGCCATGGCTCGCATTTCTGGTTTGAACTGTCTCTGCCCAAAGATCCTGCCGGTCGAACCGGCATGCTCGCCGGGATTTCGGAATTCCGGAAAAAACGGGCGCTGGTGATCGATTCCCATCCGCTGGTCCGCCGCAGCATCAAACGCCAGCTGCGCCGTTGGGGACTGGCCTGCATTACCGCGTCGAATGGCCGCCAGGGGCTGGAATTGCTGACCATGCAGAATTTCCATTTCGTACTGACCAACGCGACCTTGCCCGATTTTTCGGGGGAAGAACTGATGCGCCGCATGGCCTCGCTGGCATCCGTGCCGCCGCCACAGGTCATCATCCTGAAACCGGCCGGGCACCCTTGCCCCGCATTCGATGGTGACGGCATAAGGTTCATCGGTGATATCAGCAAACCGGTACGTCCTTCCGAACTGCTGCTGAACCTGACCACGCCCCCTGCCCGGCCGTCGGCGGCGCCCGAGGAAAACACGGATCCGGTTTCTTGCGGCCGCCCGGAAAAGACCCGGCCGCCCCGGGCCCGAATATTGCTGGCCGAGGACAATGAAGTCAACCGGCAGGTGGCTGTCGGCATGCTCGAAAAATATGGCTGCGCGGTAGATACCGTCGGCGACGGGACGAAAGCCCTGCAGGGTTTCAAGACCGGCAACTACGATCTGGTTTTCATGGATTGCCAGATGCCGGATATGGACGGCTATCAGGCCACGCAGATGATACGGCAATGGGAAAAACGAAACCGCCCGGCGGCTACGCCGATCATCGCCATGACGGCCCATACTCAAAGCGGCGATCGGGAGAAGTGCCTCGCCGCAGGCATGGACGATTACCTTGGAAAACCCTTCACGCTGCTCCAGGTCGGGGCCATGCTGAACCGGTGGCTGAGCATCCTCGACCATCGGCGCAGTTCCGGTGATGAAACCGTGGATGGATCCTTTTCGCTGGAACCCGGGCAGGACCGGCAACCGCCCCCGCCTACGGTTGCCATCGACCGGACCAGGCTCGCCACCATCAAATCCCTGGAGGGGCAGCAGCAGCCGGGGTTGCTCGCCCGGGTTATCCAGATCTACCTGAAGGAATCGCCCAGGGTTTTGCAAAACATGGAACAGGCCCTGCAGAACGGCCACATGCGCATGGTTTTCCAACTGGCCCACACCCTCAAATCGAGCAGTGCCAATCTTGGTGCCCTGTCCCTGGCCGATCTGTGCCGCAAAATGGAAGGCGCCGGAGACCTGCCGCCCAGCCAGCGCGATCGGTTGATGGCATCCATCCAGAACGAGTATAATCGCGTTCAATTCGCCCTGATCCAGGAAGGAGGCCAGGGATGA
- a CDS encoding putative bifunctional diguanylate cyclase/phosphodiesterase, which yields MTAENLNHAAMIQIVDDDCSMRLLARATLEQAGFLVIEAEDGARGLAQFRSMRPDLMLLDVVMPGMDGFSVCRTLRGLPEYQDIPIIMLTGLEDANLIQKAFDAGATDFICKPINWLLLRYRVMHILRTARLHEDLKASRSRLSLAQRIAKLGHWQLDFDSGRFTCSRDLRNLLGIEDKARLSSPEDLLQTVHPDDLPQVRETLEQAIALRQPYQVRYRIMAGEEERHISSQGEIEKTDARRPRAITAIVQDVSDLQQAEQKIFGLAHFDTLTGLAKRRFFIDTLDAAIDSARHNHAKLAVLLLDLDRFKRINESFGHMIGDQVLLTIAKRIRQCLQQCDILLPGNTLCDYCIARFSGNEFAILLPEVLDEEQVSQVARLLIKAIAQPFSFGHCEVLLTTSIGICLFPEGADSQEDLIRHANIAMQDAKTRGRDSFRKYHPAMDEPIQDHLILENDLRKALKNDEFVLHLQPQVDMRSGWIFGAEALIRWKHPQQGLKSPGSFLPVAIESNLIIDIDRWVLGQACDLIARWRTAGLGDLRLSVNVSGQLFAHDNIADLVAELILQSGIRPCQLEIELTENTIMQNNLKTVSHLSRLKNLGVQIAIDDFGTGYSSLSYLRNFPIDTLKIDRSFIRDLTEAPSAIAITRAIIALGESLGLTIICEGIETPHQKEMLMDLGCHHAQGYLFGRPDTLESFTRRLQRQQQQPAPFA from the coding sequence ATGACAGCGGAAAACCTGAACCATGCCGCGATGATCCAGATCGTGGATGATGACTGCAGCATGCGCCTGCTGGCCCGCGCCACCCTCGAGCAGGCCGGGTTTTTGGTTATCGAAGCCGAAGATGGCGCCAGAGGTTTGGCCCAGTTCCGCAGCATGCGCCCCGACCTGATGCTGCTGGACGTGGTAATGCCCGGCATGGACGGGTTTTCCGTGTGTCGAACGCTGCGCGGCCTGCCGGAATACCAGGATATCCCGATCATCATGCTGACCGGGCTGGAAGATGCCAACCTCATTCAGAAAGCCTTTGATGCCGGCGCCACCGATTTTATCTGCAAACCGATCAACTGGCTGCTGCTGCGTTATCGGGTCATGCACATATTACGCACCGCCCGTCTGCATGAAGACCTCAAGGCCAGCCGCAGTCGCCTGTCCCTGGCCCAGCGTATTGCCAAACTCGGGCACTGGCAGCTGGACTTCGATTCGGGGCGTTTTACCTGCAGCAGGGATCTTCGCAACCTGCTCGGGATCGAGGATAAAGCCCGCCTCTCAAGTCCCGAAGATCTGTTGCAGACCGTTCATCCCGATGACCTGCCCCAGGTGCGGGAAACCCTGGAGCAGGCTATCGCTTTGCGCCAGCCCTACCAGGTCCGCTATCGCATCATGGCAGGGGAAGAGGAGCGCCATATCAGCAGCCAGGGCGAAATCGAAAAAACCGATGCCCGCCGGCCCCGCGCCATCACCGCAATCGTACAGGATGTTTCCGATCTCCAGCAGGCCGAACAGAAAATATTCGGTCTGGCCCACTTCGACACTTTGACCGGCCTGGCCAAACGCCGGTTTTTCATCGACACCCTGGACGCGGCCATCGATTCCGCGCGGCACAACCATGCAAAGCTGGCCGTGCTGCTGCTCGACCTGGACCGTTTCAAACGCATCAACGAGTCCTTCGGCCACATGATCGGCGATCAGGTGCTGCTGACCATCGCCAAACGCATTCGCCAATGCCTGCAGCAATGCGACATTCTGCTCCCGGGCAATACGCTCTGCGATTATTGCATAGCCCGCTTCAGCGGCAATGAATTTGCCATTCTGCTGCCCGAAGTGCTTGACGAGGAACAGGTCAGCCAGGTCGCGCGGCTCCTCATAAAAGCCATCGCCCAACCCTTCAGCTTCGGCCATTGCGAGGTCTTGCTCACTACCAGTATCGGCATCTGCCTGTTTCCCGAAGGCGCCGACAGCCAGGAAGACCTGATCCGCCACGCCAACATTGCCATGCAGGATGCCAAAACCCGGGGACGCGACTCGTTCCGCAAATATCATCCCGCCATGGATGAGCCGATCCAGGACCACCTGATTCTTGAAAACGATCTTCGCAAAGCGCTTAAAAACGACGAATTCGTCCTCCACCTTCAGCCACAGGTCGACATGCGCAGCGGCTGGATTTTCGGGGCCGAGGCGCTGATCCGCTGGAAGCATCCCCAGCAGGGCCTGAAGTCCCCCGGGTCCTTTCTGCCGGTCGCCATTGAATCGAACCTGATCATCGACATCGACCGCTGGGTTCTGGGCCAGGCCTGCGATCTGATCGCCCGCTGGCGGACCGCGGGCCTGGGCGACCTGCGACTGTCGGTAAATGTTTCGGGGCAACTGTTCGCCCATGACAACATTGCCGATCTTGTCGCAGAACTGATCCTGCAAAGTGGTATCCGCCCCTGCCAGCTGGAAATCGAACTGACCGAAAACACCATCATGCAGAATAACCTGAAAACCGTCAGCCACCTGAGCCGCCTCAAAAACCTGGGGGTGCAGATCGCCATCGATGATTTCGGCACCGGCTACTCCTCCCTCAGCTATCTGCGGAATTTTCCCATCGACACATTGAAAATCGACCGATCCTTTATCCGCGATCTGACCGAAGCCCCCAGCGCCATCGCCATCACCCGGGCGATCATCGCTCTCGGTGAAAGCCTTGGCCTGACCATCATCTGCGAAGGGATCGAAACGCCTCACCAGAAAGAGATGCTCATGGATCTGGGCTGCCACCACGCCCAGGGTTACCTGTTTGGCCGGCCGGACACCCTCGAAAGTTTCACCCGGCGTCTGCAACGCCAGCAACAGCAGCCGGCGCCTTTCGCATAA